A genomic segment from Nitrospira sp. encodes:
- a CDS encoding N-acetylmuramoyl-L-alanine amidase: MADPTKYQFDLPETGRPMDVLLNEVWYPDIQAYWEISTSSRIYDAILGVKAVVIHATAGAGSAGAISVMKEGQASFHWLLPDEDEPQHGQLVWACAPEARAAWHVRNACSHPDVNAGATKVNHWSVGIEVVNSQTVRDGVSDWQVLTTARIIRYCWAKYPNLKHVVSHAKLDPARRSDPGKSFPWARLKKLVLASDAQDGLPAVAAEARPASAIDSEPRHKGSCHG; encoded by the coding sequence ATGGCTGATCCCACCAAGTACCAATTCGATCTGCCCGAAACGGGCCGTCCGATGGACGTGCTGCTCAACGAAGTCTGGTACCCGGACATCCAGGCCTATTGGGAGATCAGCACGTCCAGTCGCATCTACGACGCCATCCTGGGCGTCAAAGCGGTCGTCATCCACGCGACTGCCGGGGCCGGTTCAGCGGGGGCCATTTCGGTGATGAAGGAGGGCCAGGCTTCATTCCACTGGCTGCTGCCCGATGAAGACGAGCCGCAGCATGGACAATTGGTGTGGGCCTGCGCGCCGGAAGCCAGGGCTGCTTGGCATGTCCGAAACGCTTGTAGCCACCCGGATGTCAATGCCGGCGCGACCAAGGTCAATCACTGGTCCGTCGGCATCGAGGTGGTCAACAGTCAAACGGTCCGCGATGGGGTTTCAGACTGGCAGGTTCTGACGACGGCACGGATCATTCGCTACTGTTGGGCCAAGTACCCCAACCTGAAACACGTGGTGTCCCACGCGAAGCTCGACCCCGCCCGCCGGAGTGATCCGGGAAAGTCGTTTCCTTGGGCGCGCTTGAAGAAACTGGTACTGGCTTCCGATGCGCAGGACGGCCTTCCGGCAGTTGCGGCTGAAGCACGGCCCGCCTCTGCCATCGATTCGGAACCCCGCCACAAGGGCAGTTGTCACGGCTGA
- a CDS encoding putative lipoprotein, translated as MRTSLLHFFLTACAGLMLTSCVSPPSPEDMTRRAEKNRWELAHWGDRLVPHGDDGEPVILTFKDGRVSGHAGCNHYSAAVVFGPHAGDVKVSPGITTRMACEPRSMEFEASFIRAFEASTRYRLDGESLSFASEIAPPLEFYRRPPD; from the coding sequence ATGCGAACGTCCTTACTTCACTTCTTCCTCACGGCATGTGCCGGTCTGATGCTGACATCCTGCGTCTCCCCGCCTTCGCCGGAGGACATGACTCGGCGCGCCGAGAAGAACCGATGGGAACTGGCGCACTGGGGCGATCGTCTCGTTCCGCACGGCGACGATGGAGAACCCGTGATCCTCACGTTCAAAGATGGGAGGGTCTCGGGCCATGCGGGCTGCAATCATTATAGTGCCGCCGTCGTCTTCGGACCCCATGCGGGAGACGTGAAGGTGTCTCCTGGAATCACCACGCGCATGGCCTGCGAGCCCCGATCCATGGAGTTTGAAGCCTCGTTCATCCGGGCGTTTGAAGCCTCGACCCGTTACCGCCTGGACGGTGAAAGCTTGTCATTCGCAAGCGAGATCGCCCCGCCGCTGGAGTTTTATCGCCGCCCGCCGGATTGA
- a CDS encoding Glyoxalase family protein produces MRHLQRFGRSPHWTRTCDFAYPHGTPYHRAPICCPTSDSSAKPSFMRLGNPIPILRIFDEAKAKEFYLDFLGFTLDWEHRFEAGLPLYMQVSRDGCILHLSEHYGDGSPGIAMRIQTHDLEALQRELLTKQYRYARPEIEETPWGSHDMSVHDPFRNRLTFTSAIG; encoded by the coding sequence ATGAGGCACCTCCAACGCTTCGGGAGGTCACCTCACTGGACAAGGACCTGTGATTTCGCGTATCCTCACGGAACGCCGTACCATCGGGCACCTATCTGTTGCCCGACGAGCGACTCTTCCGCAAAACCCTCCTTCATGAGACTCGGAAACCCCATCCCGATCCTGCGCATCTTCGATGAAGCCAAGGCGAAAGAGTTCTATCTTGATTTTCTCGGCTTCACACTGGATTGGGAACATCGCTTTGAGGCCGGCTTGCCGCTCTACATGCAAGTGTCGAGAGACGGTTGCATCCTTCATCTATCAGAACACTACGGCGACGGAAGTCCCGGCATAGCGATGAGAATTCAAACGCATGACCTGGAAGCGCTTCAGCGGGAACTTCTAACGAAGCAGTATCGATATGCCCGACCCGAAATTGAAGAAACACCCTGGGGCAGTCACGACATGTCGGTGCACGATCCGTTCAGGAACCGTTTGACGTTCACAAGCGCTATCGGCTGA
- a CDS encoding DNA/RNA non-specific endonuclease codes for MIVAHSTELEQMKTLGELAERASTIPRYQEEADLAPLVRDVRDYAGRTGYAAQFLHEFDVPHPTPVGVREQDVAPLLHGSETELKYEHFSVVMSKSRRLAIYVACNIDGRRSQRIKRGKDRWSLDPRMDRDYQTGEDLYAGNELDRGHLVRREDPVWGQKHEAAVANEDTFHFTNCSPQHEKFNQQTWLGLEDYILRNSRAHKLKVTVFTGPIFQDDDPEYRGVLLPRQYWKVVAVVSDGRKSATAYMISQSEVLEHLRAFGFGRYKTYQVSIDQIERLTDLDFGPLKHYDGFTTEEAHTRQAMRAEIRSWKDIRI; via the coding sequence ATGATCGTTGCACACTCAACCGAGCTTGAGCAGATGAAAACACTGGGTGAATTGGCCGAGCGGGCCTCAACCATCCCCCGCTACCAGGAGGAGGCCGATCTGGCTCCGCTTGTGAGGGACGTTCGCGACTATGCCGGGCGAACGGGATATGCCGCGCAATTTCTCCACGAATTCGATGTGCCGCACCCGACACCGGTCGGAGTCCGGGAGCAGGACGTTGCCCCTCTGTTGCATGGATCCGAAACGGAACTCAAGTACGAACATTTTTCCGTCGTGATGTCGAAGTCACGGCGGCTCGCCATCTATGTGGCCTGCAACATCGACGGCCGGCGTTCGCAACGCATCAAACGCGGCAAGGATCGTTGGAGCCTCGATCCGCGCATGGATCGGGACTATCAGACCGGAGAAGACCTCTATGCGGGCAACGAATTGGACCGTGGTCATCTCGTGCGACGTGAGGATCCGGTGTGGGGCCAGAAGCACGAAGCGGCCGTTGCGAACGAGGACACCTTCCACTTCACCAATTGTTCCCCGCAACATGAAAAGTTCAATCAACAAACCTGGCTGGGGCTCGAAGACTATATTCTGCGGAACAGCCGCGCGCATAAATTGAAGGTGACCGTGTTTACGGGACCGATTTTTCAGGACGACGATCCGGAGTATCGCGGGGTGCTTCTGCCGCGCCAGTATTGGAAGGTGGTTGCGGTGGTTTCCGACGGGAGGAAGTCGGCCACGGCCTACATGATCAGCCAATCGGAGGTACTCGAACATCTGCGGGCCTTTGGGTTCGGCCGATACAAGACCTATCAGGTGAGCATCGACCAGATTGAGCGACTGACGGACTTGGACTTCGGGCCGCTGAAGCACTATGACGGTTTCACCACCGAGGAAGCGCACACCAGGCAGGCGATGCGGGCCGAGATTCGTTCCTGGAAAGACATTCGGATCTGA
- a CDS encoding Calcium-dependent protease precursor: MPELTEVRLGKKTEPPIVLRKSDDLIAVRTRSTRSIRAGAVRTPESGEVADGHLVFTVPEAGVEIYRVPPGAGRRSLKSRKEALRAAADVRFAGGVMVDEQSREPVLYTENLFIKFVDEMDLEDCRAVIREAGLVIKKELTYATNAFFVAAPEGTGTRVFETAASLLNRPDVEYCHPELVRPKGRRVIAVEQWHLKTTTIDGTAVSASASVEAAHQVTQGEGVVIAVIDDGVDIDHPEFSGAGKIVAPRDASLGTSDPRPKDPHPTFTEDHGTACAGVACAAGLVRASGVAPKAKLIPIRLSSALGSQQEAEAFEWAANNGADVISCSWGPEDGDWWNPNDPTHNQKVPIPASTRLAVDYATTKGRGGKGCVVLFAAGNGNESVDNDGYASYERIIAVVACNDRGKRSVYSDFGKAVWCSFPSSDRGHAPFQHPAPLTKGIFTTDRVGASGYNPGTSGAGDSRGNYTNSFGGTSSACPGAAGVAALVLSVNPELKWQEVREILKQSCDKIDPQGGNYTAEGWSRFYGYGRLNAEKAVALAKPGTQNRILISRTFNELIPDLQMVTVSLDVNDATPIENLIVHLDLAHTYIGDLVITLMPPTGLSPAKVVLHDRTGGATQNLKRTYDMLDTQALAPLKGKGLKGTWTLNIEDAEVRDEGTLKQFGLELVFGSVGPRVEAARSTGAMNHGRRAADGRASKMSSRRAPFRRA; the protein is encoded by the coding sequence ATGCCTGAACTCACAGAGGTGCGACTCGGCAAGAAAACAGAACCCCCGATCGTGCTTCGCAAAAGCGATGATCTGATCGCAGTCCGGACCCGATCGACACGATCCATCAGAGCCGGAGCCGTTCGAACCCCTGAATCCGGAGAAGTAGCGGACGGACATCTCGTGTTCACGGTTCCCGAGGCCGGTGTCGAAATCTACCGCGTTCCTCCCGGAGCCGGGCGTCGGTCGCTGAAAAGCCGGAAAGAGGCACTTCGTGCGGCTGCCGATGTCAGGTTTGCCGGTGGCGTGATGGTGGATGAGCAGTCCAGAGAACCGGTGCTATATACCGAAAACCTGTTTATCAAATTCGTCGATGAGATGGATTTGGAAGACTGCCGGGCCGTGATCCGGGAAGCGGGCCTCGTCATCAAGAAAGAGCTGACCTACGCCACCAACGCGTTTTTCGTCGCTGCGCCGGAGGGCACAGGCACCAGGGTCTTCGAGACCGCGGCGTCGCTCTTGAATCGCCCGGATGTCGAATATTGTCACCCGGAGCTTGTCCGGCCGAAAGGCCGTCGCGTGATCGCCGTGGAGCAATGGCATCTCAAAACCACTACGATCGACGGGACAGCGGTATCAGCCAGCGCCAGCGTCGAGGCGGCGCATCAGGTTACCCAAGGGGAGGGAGTGGTGATCGCCGTCATAGACGACGGCGTGGATATCGACCATCCGGAGTTCAGCGGTGCGGGGAAGATTGTCGCGCCTCGTGATGCCAGCCTCGGCACCAGCGATCCACGGCCGAAGGATCCCCATCCGACCTTCACGGAAGACCATGGCACCGCCTGCGCAGGCGTGGCCTGCGCGGCCGGCCTCGTGCGCGCTTCCGGCGTGGCGCCGAAGGCCAAACTGATCCCGATCCGACTGAGTTCGGCGCTCGGATCACAACAAGAAGCCGAGGCGTTCGAATGGGCTGCCAACAACGGCGCCGACGTGATTTCGTGCAGTTGGGGACCCGAGGACGGAGACTGGTGGAATCCGAACGATCCAACGCACAATCAGAAAGTTCCCATTCCCGCCAGTACGAGACTGGCCGTGGATTACGCGACGACCAAAGGACGGGGAGGGAAGGGGTGCGTCGTGCTCTTTGCCGCGGGGAACGGGAACGAGAGCGTGGATAACGACGGGTACGCGAGTTACGAACGCATCATCGCGGTGGTGGCTTGCAATGATCGTGGGAAACGTAGTGTCTATAGCGATTTCGGTAAGGCCGTCTGGTGTTCGTTTCCAAGCAGCGATCGAGGCCATGCGCCGTTTCAGCATCCGGCTCCCCTTACGAAAGGAATATTCACGACGGATCGCGTGGGAGCGTCGGGCTACAATCCCGGAACGTCGGGGGCCGGCGACAGTCGCGGGAACTACACGAACAGCTTCGGCGGGACATCCAGCGCCTGCCCCGGCGCGGCGGGCGTTGCCGCACTGGTGCTATCGGTCAATCCTGAATTGAAATGGCAGGAAGTGCGGGAAATCCTCAAGCAATCCTGCGACAAGATCGATCCGCAGGGCGGCAATTACACGGCAGAAGGGTGGAGCCGATTCTACGGTTACGGCCGTCTCAATGCCGAGAAGGCCGTCGCCCTGGCCAAGCCGGGGACACAGAACCGCATCCTCATCAGCCGCACATTCAACGAGCTCATTCCGGATCTCCAGATGGTGACGGTCTCGCTGGATGTGAATGACGCCACGCCGATCGAAAATTTGATCGTCCATCTCGATCTTGCGCACACGTATATCGGAGACTTGGTCATTACCTTGATGCCGCCGACCGGGTTGAGTCCGGCCAAGGTCGTGCTGCACGATCGAACGGGCGGTGCGACGCAGAATCTCAAGCGGACCTACGACATGCTGGATACCCAGGCGCTGGCTCCGCTGAAGGGTAAAGGCCTCAAGGGAACATGGACGCTCAATATTGAAGATGCGGAGGTTCGGGACGAGGGGACGCTGAAGCAATTCGGTCTCGAACTGGTCTTCGGCTCCGTTGGTCCGCGTGTGGAAGCCGCGCGAAGCACCGGTGCGATGAATCACGGAAGGCGAGCCGCCGACGGTCGTGCGAGCAAGATGAGCAGTCGGCGCGCACCATTCCGTCGAGCCTGA
- a CDS encoding Glutamate-1-semialdehyde 2,1-aminomutase — protein sequence MNTQRSEQLFATAQQIIPGGVNSPVRAFRSVGGQPRFIAKAKGSRLYDADGNSYIDYVLSWGPMILGHAPATVTKAIQQAAANGTSYGAPTELEIQLATMIREALPSMELVRLVSSGTEAVMSAVRVARAYTKRDGILKFEGCYHGHSDYLLAKAGSGLTTLGIPDCPGVPEDFTKHTVTAPYNNLQAVEQLITKHHRQLACVIVEPIAGNMGVIPPTPEFLQALRKLTDAHGMLLIFDEVITGFRVQYGGAQTLYGITPDLTILGKIIGGGLPVGAYGGAKDIMKMIAPSGPVYQAGTLSGNPLAVTAGIETLKRLKKPGVYEQLEERSAKLADGLGKAARKANIPLTQTRVGSMMGAFFTQGPVTDWGSAKKSDTKVYAKFFHQMLEAGVYLAPSQFEAAFMSLAHTPKDIDRTIKAAQAAFKNL from the coding sequence ATGAACACACAACGATCGGAACAGCTCTTCGCAACAGCGCAACAGATCATTCCCGGCGGCGTGAACAGCCCGGTGCGGGCTTTCCGCTCGGTAGGAGGGCAACCTCGTTTCATCGCAAAGGCCAAGGGTTCGCGCCTCTATGATGCCGACGGCAACAGCTACATCGACTACGTCCTGTCCTGGGGACCGATGATCCTCGGCCATGCACCAGCCACGGTGACCAAGGCCATTCAGCAGGCGGCCGCCAACGGCACGAGCTACGGTGCGCCGACCGAGTTGGAAATCCAGCTGGCGACGATGATTCGCGAAGCCCTCCCCTCCATGGAGTTGGTGCGGCTGGTGAGCTCAGGAACCGAAGCGGTCATGAGTGCGGTCCGCGTTGCGCGCGCCTATACGAAACGCGACGGCATCCTCAAATTTGAAGGTTGTTACCACGGCCACAGCGATTACCTGCTCGCGAAGGCCGGGTCAGGCCTCACCACGCTGGGCATTCCCGACTGCCCCGGCGTGCCGGAAGACTTCACGAAGCACACCGTGACCGCGCCCTACAACAACCTTCAAGCGGTCGAACAACTCATCACGAAACATCACCGGCAACTGGCCTGCGTCATCGTCGAACCCATCGCCGGCAACATGGGCGTGATCCCGCCCACACCGGAATTTCTCCAGGCCTTGCGCAAACTGACCGATGCCCACGGCATGCTGCTGATCTTCGACGAAGTCATCACGGGGTTTCGCGTGCAATACGGAGGGGCGCAAACGCTCTACGGCATCACGCCAGACCTCACGATCCTCGGCAAGATCATCGGCGGGGGGCTGCCGGTGGGTGCGTACGGCGGAGCGAAGGACATCATGAAGATGATCGCGCCGTCAGGGCCGGTCTATCAGGCCGGTACCTTGTCAGGCAACCCGCTGGCCGTGACCGCCGGTATTGAGACGTTGAAGCGTCTCAAGAAACCTGGGGTCTATGAGCAACTGGAAGAACGGTCGGCCAAACTGGCCGACGGGCTCGGCAAGGCCGCGCGAAAAGCCAACATCCCACTCACGCAAACCCGCGTCGGGTCGATGATGGGTGCCTTCTTTACGCAGGGGCCGGTGACGGATTGGGGATCGGCGAAGAAGTCAGATACAAAGGTCTATGCGAAGTTCTTTCACCAAATGCTGGAGGCAGGCGTCTATCTCGCACCATCACAGTTCGAGGCCGCGTTCATGTCACTGGCCCATACGCCGAAGGATATCGACCGGACCATCAAGGCTGCTCAAGCCGCTTTCAAGAATCTCTGA
- a CDS encoding Barstar, ribonuclease (Barnase) inhibitor — protein sequence MSITALQSIKKPWAHLLVHAEGQPLDKILSVPSHFLTKTVSGKKCKTKAGLLAEFSRVFSFPEYFGHNWDALEECLADLDWLPATGYLVVVTDADQVLTKPDEEDDFETFVEILNEAGEAWSLKESDEATGNGLPFHAVLVVSDRHKHARHNWFAPPLAMEHKGGNTSRSKGSKKSVR from the coding sequence ATGTCGATTACCGCGCTTCAATCGATCAAGAAACCCTGGGCACATCTGTTGGTCCATGCCGAAGGGCAACCGCTTGATAAGATCCTGTCGGTTCCGTCGCATTTTCTGACCAAGACCGTCTCGGGCAAGAAATGCAAAACCAAGGCGGGACTGCTGGCGGAATTCAGCCGGGTCTTCTCCTTCCCGGAGTATTTCGGCCATAACTGGGACGCCCTCGAAGAATGTTTAGCCGACCTCGACTGGTTACCGGCTACCGGTTACCTCGTAGTGGTGACGGATGCCGATCAGGTCCTGACGAAACCGGATGAAGAGGACGATTTCGAAACCTTCGTCGAAATTTTGAACGAAGCCGGCGAAGCCTGGAGCCTCAAGGAATCCGACGAGGCGACGGGAAACGGCCTGCCGTTTCACGCGGTGCTGGTCGTGTCCGACCGCCATAAACACGCCCGCCACAATTGGTTCGCACCGCCGCTGGCGATGGAACACAAGGGCGGGAACACATCACGGTCCAAGGGGTCGAAAAAGTCGGTTCGCTAG
- a CDS encoding Guanyl-specific ribonuclease: MITMPVRYITRLLLLLYVTFLLHLGVSFANDPGPALLDQPTPQLAPVPSHAPQPQNGSARAGPDQKAPGARQTIPDTARETLQAIEARQGEPLPGYVGGRPFQNREHKLPRGRYREYDVHPKVPGKHRGAERIVIEQRSGKAYYTADHYNSFVPMN, encoded by the coding sequence GTGATCACCATGCCCGTTCGATACATCACTCGTCTCCTGCTGTTGCTGTATGTCACGTTCCTGCTTCACCTGGGCGTTTCGTTCGCAAATGACCCGGGCCCTGCGCTCCTCGACCAACCGACCCCACAGCTCGCACCGGTTCCAAGCCACGCGCCCCAGCCGCAGAACGGATCGGCCCGCGCCGGTCCGGACCAGAAGGCGCCGGGCGCCAGACAAACGATTCCGGATACCGCACGTGAAACCTTGCAGGCCATCGAGGCCAGACAGGGCGAGCCGTTGCCGGGGTACGTCGGAGGGCGTCCCTTTCAGAATCGAGAGCACAAACTTCCCCGCGGCCGCTACCGAGAATATGACGTGCATCCCAAGGTGCCGGGGAAACATCGCGGGGCCGAACGGATCGTCATCGAACAGCGCAGCGGCAAGGCTTACTACACAGCCGACCACTACAACTCCTTCGTTCCGATGAATTGA
- a CDS encoding 6-phosphofructokinase, with translation MNSSGAQSTEQLDFVTIDGLLAYGAALARRSSSGRFVLPPSPSPAADRRRPAEEATGQIKAYIQHLQAGLPSAEAYRTARHELITGACRDDGVVFYAAWNFLLARGELAPLYRAPIGSVQKPTYRRPVAIVPRAQLTPQLAEGRIVLDLGDDRFWLLPRDLGDRTLFFTMRHGVSEVESKTHRVGRRLANVLDPERGVPRADAVGTALARMVGVVGQQLGYLHLHNYLDPRTFLHLISHSPNTEQLCRRITNALMPDRADAAHPHLEPTLESQDFGWVTGMEKQAEVEAAAQAFGVDEKTAKRLIKHPLYSYPGGHSFFDLYVDVIDGLHRLGRSHPGEVLCLYTHSSTLRALRIYLDPRPFREAFSEFGEYKEGQDNVVLLTLEQGKLSGYSTAVGLIESERIARETWVTVEQERSRRVTLKPRRIKRLLALVSGGDFAGGGAALKELRVTGNRFGLDVRFVRHGFLGLANNWIDAVTEEDTRGMSSHASSPIGSSRFEDFKDEQVQQAAMRSLAPYLEDSALVVLGGDGSLRGARAIHETFGLQVVGIPGTIDNNIAGTTSLGFHSAVTLANQSIESLKATSAAMGSVFFVEVMGAGSGHLALACAYQARAEGILVNEHPDPDAYIEDIILGTLKRTLGVPNKSHIFVVAERTPHRHHREGGVHGLVDYVANTIATWPQRRENVGQYSLASATKATILGHTLRGAPPTPEDKMIAQHLAYETVRRLVEQPESIVGCMVAYRDPHQLDTIPLHAVAPKPFDWELFSRMHGAELAIEPS, from the coding sequence ATGAATTCATCCGGCGCACAGTCAACCGAGCAATTGGATTTTGTCACCATCGACGGATTGCTGGCGTATGGAGCAGCCCTCGCACGACGGTCCTCAAGCGGGAGGTTTGTGTTGCCGCCTTCGCCCTCGCCCGCAGCGGACCGGCGGCGGCCGGCTGAGGAAGCGACCGGTCAAATCAAGGCTTACATCCAACACCTGCAGGCCGGTCTACCCAGCGCCGAGGCCTATCGCACCGCGCGCCATGAGCTGATCACGGGCGCCTGCAGAGACGATGGCGTGGTCTTCTATGCCGCCTGGAACTTCCTGCTGGCGCGCGGAGAACTCGCGCCCTTGTACCGCGCCCCCATCGGATCGGTGCAAAAACCGACCTATCGCCGTCCGGTCGCCATCGTGCCGAGGGCTCAACTGACTCCACAGTTGGCCGAAGGCCGCATCGTACTCGATCTCGGCGACGACCGTTTCTGGCTGTTGCCCCGCGACTTGGGCGACCGCACCTTGTTTTTCACCATGCGTCATGGCGTCTCGGAAGTCGAGAGCAAGACCCATCGAGTCGGGCGACGGCTCGCGAACGTGCTGGATCCTGAGCGTGGGGTTCCAAGAGCGGACGCGGTCGGAACGGCTCTGGCACGCATGGTGGGCGTGGTCGGTCAGCAATTAGGGTACCTGCACCTGCACAACTATTTGGATCCCCGCACGTTCCTGCACCTCATCAGCCACAGCCCGAACACGGAACAGTTGTGCCGGCGGATCACGAACGCGCTGATGCCGGACCGGGCCGATGCCGCCCATCCCCACCTCGAACCGACCTTGGAGTCGCAAGATTTCGGCTGGGTCACCGGCATGGAAAAACAAGCGGAGGTCGAGGCGGCGGCACAGGCCTTCGGAGTCGATGAAAAGACCGCGAAGCGCCTCATCAAACATCCGCTCTACAGTTATCCCGGCGGGCACTCGTTTTTCGATCTCTACGTGGATGTGATCGACGGCCTGCACCGGCTGGGCCGCTCCCACCCAGGGGAGGTGCTCTGTCTCTATACTCATAGTTCGACCCTGCGCGCGCTCCGCATCTATCTCGATCCACGGCCGTTTCGTGAGGCCTTTTCCGAATTCGGCGAATACAAAGAAGGGCAGGACAACGTCGTCCTCCTCACACTGGAACAGGGCAAGCTCTCCGGCTATTCCACCGCGGTCGGCTTGATCGAAAGCGAACGGATCGCCCGCGAGACCTGGGTCACGGTCGAACAGGAACGGAGCCGGCGCGTGACGCTCAAGCCGCGACGCATCAAACGGCTCCTCGCGCTGGTGTCGGGCGGAGACTTTGCGGGCGGCGGCGCCGCCTTGAAAGAGCTGCGTGTCACCGGCAATCGGTTCGGACTCGACGTGCGGTTCGTCCGGCACGGATTTCTGGGTCTCGCCAACAATTGGATCGATGCCGTGACGGAAGAAGACACACGCGGCATGAGCAGCCACGCCAGCAGCCCCATCGGCAGCAGCCGCTTCGAAGATTTCAAGGACGAGCAGGTGCAGCAAGCCGCCATGCGCTCGCTGGCTCCCTACCTCGAAGACTCCGCCCTCGTCGTCTTGGGAGGCGACGGCAGTTTGCGCGGCGCCCGCGCCATCCATGAGACCTTCGGTCTGCAGGTCGTCGGTATTCCCGGCACGATCGACAACAACATCGCCGGCACGACCTCGCTGGGCTTTCATTCCGCCGTCACGCTCGCGAACCAGTCGATCGAATCCCTCAAGGCCACCAGCGCCGCCATGGGCAGTGTCTTTTTCGTCGAGGTCATGGGCGCCGGTTCCGGCCACCTCGCGCTGGCCTGTGCCTACCAGGCTCGGGCGGAAGGCATCCTGGTGAACGAGCATCCCGACCCCGATGCCTACATCGAGGACATCATCCTCGGCACCTTGAAACGCACGTTGGGTGTGCCGAACAAAAGCCACATCTTCGTGGTGGCGGAGCGGACCCCCCACCGGCACCACCGGGAAGGCGGCGTCCACGGCCTGGTGGACTATGTGGCCAATACGATTGCGACATGGCCGCAGCGCCGTGAGAACGTCGGCCAGTATTCGCTGGCCTCCGCCACCAAGGCGACGATCCTGGGACATACGCTCAGAGGCGCGCCGCCGACCCCGGAAGACAAGATGATCGCGCAACACCTCGCCTATGAGACGGTCCGCCGCCTGGTCGAACAACCGGAAAGCATCGTCGGGTGCATGGTGGCCTATCGAGATCCCCACCAGCTCGACACGATTCCCCTCCATGCCGTGGCGCCCAAGCCCTTCGACTGGGAACTGTTCAGCCGCATGCATGGGGCGGAGCTGGCGATCGAGCCATCCTGA
- a CDS encoding Pyruvate kinase, giving the protein MRKAKIVCTIGPASDSAAVLEKLIRSGMNAARLNFSHGTHESHGRAIKAVREAADRQGVAVAVIQDLQGPRIRLGEIPEGGLELVSGQVVQLRTMAMRSGGQLGARTVIGGGAPCEIPVTYHALTRDVRPGARILIDDGLVELRADRIVEGAVECTVVTGGRITSHKGMNLPGTAVSAPTLTDKDRDDVRFGVAQGVDYIALSFVRGAEDILAAKRLIADCGGDVPVIAKIERQEAVTELEAILAQADGVMVARGDLGVELGPEAVPVIQKRIIATANRRRRLVITATQMLESMTQHMRPTRAEASDVANAVFDGTDAVMLSAETSIGRYPVEVVLVMDRIVRAAEAETDPRFIRRAETDLGHVSFPEAICLSASSAAAATGAGAIVAFSERGTTARLVSKQRPVAPIIAFTPFVPIRRQMALYWGVLPHTMPQIRTTDERVDEAERRLKAEGLVKTGQRIVILSGTRIGEPGQTNLMKLHEVR; this is encoded by the coding sequence ATGCGAAAAGCGAAAATCGTCTGCACCATCGGTCCGGCAAGCGATAGCGCAGCCGTGCTGGAGAAGCTCATCCGCAGCGGCATGAATGCCGCACGATTGAATTTCTCTCACGGCACACATGAATCGCATGGTCGGGCGATCAAGGCCGTCCGCGAGGCCGCCGATCGGCAAGGGGTGGCGGTGGCGGTGATTCAGGACCTGCAGGGGCCGCGCATTCGTCTGGGGGAGATTCCGGAGGGCGGTCTGGAACTGGTTTCTGGACAGGTCGTGCAGTTACGGACGATGGCCATGCGGTCCGGCGGGCAACTCGGCGCGAGGACCGTCATCGGCGGTGGCGCGCCCTGTGAGATTCCCGTCACCTACCATGCCTTGACCAGAGACGTTCGACCGGGCGCTAGGATTCTCATCGATGACGGCCTGGTGGAGTTACGGGCGGATCGAATCGTCGAGGGGGCGGTGGAATGTACGGTCGTGACAGGGGGCCGCATCACCTCTCACAAGGGCATGAACCTGCCCGGCACTGCGGTGAGCGCCCCGACCCTGACGGACAAGGATCGCGACGATGTCCGGTTCGGTGTCGCACAGGGCGTGGACTATATCGCTCTCTCGTTTGTCCGTGGAGCGGAGGACATTCTCGCTGCCAAGCGGTTGATCGCCGATTGCGGCGGAGATGTGCCGGTCATCGCCAAGATCGAGCGGCAAGAGGCGGTGACGGAACTGGAGGCGATCCTCGCGCAGGCGGACGGGGTGATGGTTGCGCGCGGTGACTTGGGGGTGGAATTGGGACCGGAAGCGGTGCCGGTCATACAGAAACGCATCATTGCGACGGCGAATCGCCGTCGGCGGCTGGTGATCACCGCCACGCAGATGCTGGAGTCGATGACGCAGCACATGAGACCGACCAGGGCGGAAGCGTCGGATGTGGCCAATGCCGTGTTCGACGGCACCGATGCCGTCATGCTCTCCGCCGAGACGTCGATCGGACGTTATCCTGTCGAAGTGGTGCTGGTCATGGATCGTATCGTGCGTGCGGCCGAGGCCGAAACTGATCCGAGGTTCATCAGGCGGGCGGAAACGGATCTTGGGCACGTGTCGTTTCCGGAAGCCATCTGCCTGTCGGCCTCATCCGCCGCAGCGGCGACCGGTGCCGGAGCCATCGTCGCCTTCAGCGAACGGGGAACGACCGCCAGGTTGGTATCCAAGCAACGTCCTGTCGCGCCGATCATCGCCTTTACTCCCTTTGTTCCGATTCGTCGGCAGATGGCCCTCTATTGGGGTGTCCTTCCCCACACGATGCCGCAGATCCGGACGACCGACGAACGGGTGGATGAGGCGGAGCGTCGTTTGAAAGCCGAAGGGCTCGTGAAGACGGGACAACGCATCGTGATCTTGTCCGGAACCAGGATCGGTGAGCCGGGTCAGACGAATCTCATGAAACTGCACGAGGTGAGGTAG